A stretch of the Streptomyces sp. NBC_00078 genome encodes the following:
- a CDS encoding ATP-binding protein, which produces MKIAFVGKGGSGKTTVSSLFIRHLAATGAPVIAVDADINQHLGAALGLDEAEAAALPAMGDRLSLIKNHLRGSNPRIASAETMIKTTPPGEGSRLLRVCEDNPVYEACARPVELDGGAVRLMVTGPFTDADLGVACYHSKTGAVELCLNHLVDGRGEYVVVDMTAGSDAFASGMFTRFDITFLVAEPTRKGVSVYRQYKEYARDFGVVLKVVGNKVQGRDDLDFLRAEVGDDLLVTVGHSDWVRAMEKGRPRRFELLEDTNRRALRTLEVAVDATYELRDRERYMRQMVHFHLKNADAWGNARTGADLAAQVDPGFVLGEGVTASL; this is translated from the coding sequence ATGAAAATTGCTTTCGTCGGGAAGGGCGGCAGCGGCAAGACGACCGTGTCCTCCCTGTTCATCCGCCATCTCGCGGCCACCGGTGCGCCGGTCATCGCGGTCGACGCGGACATCAACCAGCATCTGGGGGCCGCGCTCGGCCTGGACGAGGCGGAGGCCGCCGCGCTGCCCGCGATGGGCGACCGGCTGTCACTGATCAAGAACCACCTGCGCGGCTCGAACCCGCGCATCGCCTCCGCCGAGACGATGATCAAGACGACCCCGCCCGGCGAGGGCTCGCGGCTGCTGCGGGTGTGCGAGGACAACCCGGTCTACGAGGCCTGCGCCCGGCCGGTGGAACTCGACGGCGGTGCCGTCCGTTTGATGGTCACCGGCCCCTTCACCGACGCCGACCTGGGGGTCGCCTGCTACCACTCCAAGACGGGAGCGGTGGAGCTGTGCCTGAACCACCTGGTGGACGGGCGCGGGGAGTACGTCGTGGTGGACATGACGGCGGGCTCCGACGCCTTCGCCTCCGGCATGTTCACCCGCTTCGACATCACCTTCCTCGTCGCCGAGCCGACGCGGAAGGGGGTTTCCGTCTACCGCCAGTACAAGGAGTACGCCCGTGACTTCGGCGTCGTGCTCAAGGTCGTCGGGAACAAGGTGCAGGGCCGGGACGACCTCGACTTCCTCCGCGCCGAGGTCGGGGACGACCTGCTCGTGACCGTCGGGCACTCGGACTGGGTGCGCGCCATGGAGAAGGGCCGCCCGCGCCGGTTCGAGCTCCTGGAGGACACCAACCGCCGTGCCCTGCGCACCCTGGAGGTCGCCGTGGACGCGACGTACGAGCTGCGCGACCGGGAGCGCTACATGCGCCAGATGGTGCACTTCCACCTGAAGAACGCGGACGCGTGGGGCAACGCGCGCACCGGGGCCGACCTGGCGGCGCAGGTCGACCCCGGGTTCGTGCTCGGTGAGGGCGTCACCGCCTCCCTGTGA
- a CDS encoding oxidoreductase, with the protein MSTTGASADPLAALGSLPGVTESVESVRKAVDRVYGHRVMRRRSNEITSEAALRGARGSAALSGADWALEEVRRRTDFSGDDDARVVGAALRLTAEAGQLLSIWRQSPLRVLARLHLVAAAGTEDEVGRPRQAGEPVDEPLIELPLPGADEVHGRLEGLSELVITGSSAPALVTAAVVHGELLALRPFTSRNGLVARTAERIVLVGSGLDPKSVCAAEVGHAELGRAAYLAALDGYVSGTPEGMSAWIAHCGRAVELGARESTAVCEALQRGAA; encoded by the coding sequence ATGAGTACGACAGGCGCGTCCGCTGATCCGCTCGCGGCCCTGGGCTCGCTGCCCGGTGTGACCGAGTCCGTGGAGTCCGTGCGCAAGGCCGTGGACCGGGTCTACGGACACCGGGTCATGCGGCGCCGCAGCAACGAGATCACCTCCGAGGCGGCGCTGCGTGGCGCCCGCGGGTCCGCGGCGCTGTCCGGTGCCGACTGGGCCCTCGAAGAGGTGCGCCGGCGCACCGACTTCAGCGGTGACGACGACGCGCGCGTGGTGGGAGCGGCCCTGAGGCTGACCGCCGAGGCGGGCCAACTACTCTCCATCTGGCGACAGTCGCCGCTGAGGGTGCTGGCGCGACTGCACCTGGTGGCCGCGGCGGGCACCGAGGACGAGGTGGGACGGCCGCGACAGGCGGGCGAGCCGGTCGACGAGCCGCTCATCGAACTGCCGCTGCCGGGCGCCGACGAGGTGCACGGCCGGTTGGAGGGCCTGTCCGAGCTGGTCATCACGGGCAGTTCGGCGCCCGCCCTGGTGACGGCCGCGGTCGTCCACGGCGAACTCCTCGCGCTGCGCCCCTTCACGTCCCGCAACGGCCTCGTCGCGCGCACCGCCGAACGCATCGTCCTGGTGGGCAGCGGCCTCGACCCGAAGTCCGTGTGCGCCGCCGAGGTCGGCCACGCCGAGCTGGGGCGCGCGGCCTATCTGGCGGCGCTGGACGGATACGTCTCCGGTACTCCGGAGGGCATGTCCGCCTGGATCGCCCACTGCGGCAGGGCGGTCGAGCTGGGCGCTCGGGAGTCGACGGCCGTGTGCGAGGCGCTGCAGCGCGGGGCGGCGTAA
- a CDS encoding HAD family phosphatase, giving the protein MLGVVENHSSPRTAAFFDLDKTVIAKSSTLTFSKSFYQGGLINRRAALRTAYAQFVFLVGGMDHDQMERTRKYLSQLVRGWNVQQVKEIVAETLHDLIDPIIYDEAASLIEEHHTAGRDVVIVSTSGAEVVEPIGELLGADRVVATRMVVGEDGCFTGEVAYYAYGPTKAEAVKELARSEGYDLDRCYAYSDSATDLPMLQEVGHPHAVNPDRTLRREALARGWPILDFHRPVRLKQRIPTFSVPPRPALVAAAAIGAAAATAGLVWYTSRRRSAVA; this is encoded by the coding sequence ATGCTCGGGGTCGTGGAAAACCACTCCTCGCCCCGCACAGCTGCCTTCTTTGACCTGGACAAGACGGTCATTGCGAAGTCGAGCACGCTCACGTTCAGCAAGTCGTTCTACCAAGGCGGGCTGATCAACCGCCGCGCCGCCTTGCGTACCGCATATGCCCAGTTCGTCTTCCTCGTCGGCGGCATGGACCACGACCAGATGGAGCGGACGCGCAAGTACCTCTCGCAGCTCGTCCGTGGCTGGAACGTCCAGCAGGTCAAGGAGATCGTCGCCGAGACCCTGCACGACCTGATCGACCCGATCATCTACGACGAGGCCGCCTCCCTCATCGAGGAGCACCACACCGCCGGCCGCGACGTCGTCATCGTGTCGACGTCGGGCGCCGAGGTCGTGGAGCCGATCGGCGAGCTGCTCGGCGCGGACCGCGTGGTGGCGACGCGCATGGTCGTCGGCGAGGACGGCTGCTTCACCGGCGAGGTGGCGTACTACGCGTACGGCCCGACGAAGGCGGAGGCGGTCAAGGAACTGGCCCGGTCCGAGGGATACGACCTCGACCGCTGCTACGCCTACAGCGACTCGGCGACCGATCTGCCGATGCTGCAGGAGGTCGGTCATCCGCACGCCGTGAACCCGGACCGCACGCTGCGCCGCGAGGCACTCGCGCGCGGGTGGCCGATTCTCGATTTCCACCGGCCGGTCCGGCTCAAGCAGCGGATCCCGACATTCTCCGTACCGCCCCGTCCGGCACTCGTCGCGGCCGCCGCAATAGGCGCCGCGGCCGCCACCGCGGGTCTGGTCTGGTACACGAGTCGACGCCGGTCGGCGGTCGCCTGA
- the ssd gene encoding septum site-determining protein Ssd — protein MEPVTGAVTHEPPPAASGRQAGPLIVTEDVELLDDLLRLCAAAGATPEVHHSVPQRAGGWEAAPLVLVGDDAARRVRGAARRRGVVLVGRDQDDSGVWRRAVEIGADHVLMLPDGEQWLVDRIADVAEGVGRPALTVGVIGGRGGAGASTLACALAVTSAREGLRTLLVDADPLGGGLDVLLGGESAEGLRWPAFAASRGRVGGGALEESLPQLHSLRVLSWDRGDRIAVPAQAVRAVLAAARRRGGTVVVDLPRRVDDGVAEALAQLDVGLLVVPGELRAVAAAGRVASAVGMVLRDLRVAVRGPYAPGLDDREVARLLGLPLAGELPVETGLLRPGESKAPPAAGGRGPLARFCKEFWERALVETGGA, from the coding sequence ATGGAACCCGTGACCGGAGCCGTCACACACGAACCACCACCCGCCGCCTCGGGGCGGCAGGCCGGACCACTGATCGTCACGGAGGACGTCGAGTTGCTCGACGACCTGTTGCGCCTGTGCGCCGCGGCGGGCGCGACGCCCGAGGTCCACCACTCGGTTCCGCAGCGTGCGGGAGGCTGGGAGGCTGCACCGCTCGTCCTGGTCGGCGACGACGCGGCACGGCGCGTGCGCGGGGCCGCACGCAGACGAGGAGTGGTGCTGGTCGGCCGCGACCAGGATGACTCCGGGGTCTGGCGCCGGGCCGTCGAGATCGGCGCCGACCACGTGCTGATGCTGCCCGACGGCGAACAGTGGCTGGTCGACCGGATCGCGGACGTGGCCGAGGGCGTGGGCCGGCCCGCCCTCACCGTGGGCGTCATCGGGGGCCGCGGCGGGGCCGGAGCGTCCACACTCGCCTGCGCCCTCGCCGTCACCTCCGCGCGCGAGGGACTGCGCACCCTGCTCGTGGACGCCGATCCACTGGGCGGCGGACTGGATGTACTCCTCGGCGGCGAGAGCGCCGAGGGGCTGCGCTGGCCCGCCTTCGCCGCCTCCCGCGGGCGGGTCGGCGGCGGCGCCCTGGAGGAGTCGCTGCCGCAGCTCCACTCACTGCGGGTGCTCAGCTGGGACCGGGGTGACCGCATCGCCGTCCCGGCTCAGGCCGTACGGGCGGTGCTCGCCGCGGCCCGGCGACGCGGCGGCACCGTGGTCGTCGACCTGCCGCGCCGTGTCGACGACGGGGTCGCCGAGGCCCTTGCCCAGCTCGACGTCGGGCTCCTGGTGGTCCCCGGCGAACTGCGCGCCGTGGCCGCGGCCGGGCGGGTGGCGTCCGCCGTCGGCATGGTCCTGCGCGACCTGCGGGTCGCGGTACGGGGTCCGTACGCGCCCGGGCTCGACGACCGCGAGGTGGCCCGGCTGCTCGGACTGCCGCTGGCCGGCGAACTGCCCGTGGAGACGGGGCTGCTGCGCCCGGGGGAGAGCAAGGCACCGCCCGCTGCCGGCGGCCGCGGGCCCCTGGCGCGCTTCTGCAAGGAGTTCTGGGAGCGGGCGCTGGTCGAAACGGGTGGCGCATGA
- a CDS encoding TadA family conjugal transfer-associated ATPase, translated as MSGGSGASPAPWRSSGIAATATAGPGPSQGLLDGVRQWLVESGAEPTPARVAQALREQGRVLGDAEVLGAAEQLRSELVGSGPLEPLLADPSVTDVLVTAPDRVWVDRGGGLELTSVSFPDAAAVRRLAQRLAAVAGRRLDDARPWADARLPDGTRLHAVLPPVAVACTCLSLRVVRPRAFTLDELVAAGTVPPGGDRVLRALLDARLSFLISGGTGSGKTTLLSALLGLVGRGERIVLAEDSAELRPDHPHVVRLETRPANQEGAGLVTLQDLVRQALRMRPDRLVVGEVRGPEVVHLLAALNTGHEGGCGTVHANAAADVPARLEALGTAAGLDRAALHSQLAAALSVVLHLVRDRTGRRRIAEVHVLERDQSGLVRTVPALRWGAEAFAYERGWERLRGLLRSESSSGTRSGAGSERER; from the coding sequence ATGAGCGGCGGTTCGGGCGCATCGCCGGCGCCGTGGAGGTCGAGTGGCATCGCGGCCACCGCGACGGCCGGTCCGGGCCCGTCGCAGGGGCTCCTGGACGGCGTACGGCAGTGGCTCGTCGAGAGCGGGGCCGAGCCGACACCCGCGCGCGTGGCGCAGGCGCTGAGGGAGCAGGGGCGGGTCCTGGGGGACGCCGAAGTCCTCGGTGCGGCCGAGCAGTTGCGGTCCGAACTGGTCGGCAGCGGTCCACTGGAACCGCTGCTCGCCGATCCGTCGGTCACCGACGTGCTGGTGACGGCCCCGGACCGGGTCTGGGTGGACCGGGGCGGCGGACTGGAGCTGACCTCGGTCTCCTTCCCGGACGCCGCTGCCGTACGACGTCTCGCGCAGCGCCTGGCCGCGGTGGCCGGACGGCGGCTCGACGACGCGCGGCCGTGGGCCGACGCCCGGCTGCCCGACGGGACGCGACTTCATGCGGTGCTGCCCCCGGTGGCCGTGGCCTGCACATGTCTGTCGCTGCGCGTCGTACGTCCCCGGGCGTTCACCCTCGACGAACTGGTCGCGGCGGGCACGGTGCCGCCGGGCGGGGACCGCGTGCTGCGCGCGCTGCTGGACGCGCGGCTGTCGTTTCTCATCAGCGGCGGGACGGGCAGCGGCAAGACGACGTTGTTGAGCGCGTTGCTGGGACTGGTCGGACGCGGCGAGCGGATCGTGCTCGCCGAGGACTCGGCGGAGCTGCGGCCGGACCATCCGCACGTCGTCCGCCTCGAGACCAGACCCGCCAACCAGGAGGGCGCCGGACTCGTCACGCTGCAGGACCTCGTGCGGCAGGCACTGCGGATGCGGCCCGACCGGCTGGTCGTGGGCGAGGTGCGCGGGCCCGAAGTGGTGCATCTGCTGGCCGCGTTGAACACCGGCCACGAGGGGGGCTGCGGCACCGTGCACGCCAATGCCGCCGCCGACGTACCGGCCCGGCTGGAGGCGCTCGGCACGGCGGCCGGGCTTGACCGGGCCGCGCTGCACAGCCAGTTGGCGGCGGCGCTGTCGGTGGTTCTGCATCTCGTGCGGGACCGGACCGGGCGGCGCCGGATCGCCGAGGTGCACGTCCTGGAGCGGGATCAGTCGGGGCTGGTGCGGACGGTGCCTGCGCTGCGGTGGGGCGCGGAGGCGTTCGCGTACGAGCGGGGGTGGGAGCGGCTGCGGGGGCTGCTTCGGAGCGAGAGCAGTAGCGGGACCAGAAGCGGGGCCGGGAGCGAGAGGGAGCGGTGA
- a CDS encoding type II secretion system F family protein, which produces MGETAMGAAVVCAGAAALLTGGWHSGARRAQLLLAGGGVVGTGPPSWRDVAGKLRRIRGRLRSEWWALFAGVVLAMLGASVLPVVAGAAGLPLLRRVRLAGEARRARESRGEAVIALCGALTGEVRAGRQPGEALLRAARDSGGLGSGQAVVLAAARFGGDVPGALAVAARQPGAEGLLGLAACWRVAVDQGAGLAAGLDRLEEALRAERDQRADLRAQLAGARSTAVMLAGLPALGLGLGTALGAHPLHVLLHTGAGLGCLLAGGLLEGLGMWWAMRIVRGAEAV; this is translated from the coding sequence ATGGGTGAGACGGCGATGGGGGCGGCCGTGGTGTGTGCCGGTGCGGCGGCCCTGCTGACGGGCGGGTGGCATTCCGGGGCGCGCCGGGCACAGCTGTTGCTCGCGGGCGGCGGGGTGGTCGGCACCGGACCGCCGTCCTGGCGGGATGTGGCCGGGAAGCTGCGGCGCATCCGCGGGCGGCTGCGGTCCGAGTGGTGGGCGCTGTTCGCCGGCGTGGTGCTGGCGATGCTGGGTGCGTCGGTGCTGCCGGTCGTCGCGGGGGCGGCCGGGTTGCCCTTGCTGCGGCGGGTCCGGCTGGCCGGTGAGGCCCGGCGGGCCCGGGAGAGCCGCGGGGAAGCGGTGATCGCGCTGTGCGGGGCGCTCACCGGGGAGGTGCGCGCCGGGCGGCAGCCGGGAGAGGCGCTGCTGCGTGCCGCGCGGGATTCCGGTGGGCTCGGGAGCGGGCAGGCCGTGGTGCTGGCGGCGGCGCGGTTCGGCGGCGATGTGCCGGGCGCGCTGGCGGTGGCGGCGCGCCAACCGGGCGCCGAGGGACTCCTGGGCCTCGCGGCGTGCTGGCGGGTGGCCGTGGACCAGGGCGCGGGCCTCGCGGCCGGACTCGACCGGCTCGAAGAGGCGTTGCGCGCGGAGCGGGATCAACGCGCCGATCTGCGCGCCCAGTTGGCGGGGGCACGGTCCACGGCGGTGATGCTCGCGGGGCTGCCGGCGCTGGGCCTCGGCCTCGGTACGGCCCTCGGGGCCCACCCGCTCCATGTGCTGCTGCACACCGGGGCGGGACTCGGCTGCCTGTTGGCCGGCGGGTTGTTGGAGGGCCTGGGGATGTGGTGGGCGATGCGGATCGTGCGGGGAGCGGAGGCGGTGTGA
- a CDS encoding type II secretion system F family protein, with amino-acid sequence MSAEVVHRLGVTVGALLVLGWLLRRLEAVRRERRVIKRLAGLVAGVEVTRTAPRFEVRDAARRWLPAAGVVCAGWVLVGGLAGVLVGLVVAGGLWRWRARQAAAGGAEIDDASEAARQLPLSADLVAACIAAGAGAVVAARAVGEALGGPVGDALARGAAEVRLGGEPAEAWRRLAALPGAGPLARLLERADVSGLPAATPVARLAADVRADWARAATARARRAAVMVTAPVGLCFLPAFIAVGVLPVVIGLAGGVLGGGGG; translated from the coding sequence GTGAGCGCGGAAGTTGTCCACAGGCTGGGGGTGACCGTGGGGGCGTTGCTCGTCCTCGGGTGGCTGCTGCGCCGGCTGGAGGCGGTACGGCGTGAGCGGAGGGTGATCAAGCGGCTGGCCGGGCTTGTGGCGGGCGTCGAGGTGACGCGGACCGCGCCACGCTTCGAGGTGAGGGATGCCGCGCGCCGGTGGCTGCCCGCCGCCGGGGTCGTGTGCGCCGGCTGGGTTCTGGTCGGCGGCCTCGCCGGCGTCCTGGTGGGGCTGGTCGTCGCGGGCGGGCTGTGGCGGTGGCGTGCGCGGCAAGCGGCGGCCGGCGGCGCGGAGATCGACGATGCGAGTGAGGCGGCCCGTCAACTCCCGCTCTCCGCCGACCTGGTGGCCGCCTGCATCGCCGCCGGTGCGGGGGCCGTCGTCGCGGCTCGGGCCGTCGGCGAGGCGCTGGGCGGTCCCGTCGGGGACGCGTTGGCGCGCGGCGCGGCAGAGGTGCGGCTGGGCGGCGAACCGGCCGAGGCCTGGCGGAGGCTCGCCGCTCTGCCGGGCGCAGGACCTCTGGCGCGGCTGCTGGAACGGGCCGACGTGTCCGGGCTGCCCGCCGCCACACCGGTCGCGCGCCTCGCGGCGGACGTCCGCGCCGACTGGGCCCGGGCCGCGACGGCACGAGCCCGGCGGGCGGCCGTCATGGTCACCGCACCGGTGGGCCTGTGTTTCCTGCCCGCGTTCATCGCGGTCGGCGTGCTGCCAGTGGTGATCGGGCTCGCGGGCGGAGTGCTGGGAGGAGGTGGTGGATGA
- a CDS encoding DUF4244 domain-containing protein, producing the protein MCKTVWARLRALVCGARAAQGDAGMVTSEYAMGIVAAVAFAVVLYKVVTSGQVSAELQGIVKQALDARM; encoded by the coding sequence ATGTGCAAGACGGTATGGGCGCGGTTGCGTGCCCTGGTGTGCGGGGCGCGAGCGGCGCAGGGCGACGCGGGGATGGTCACCTCGGAGTACGCGATGGGGATCGTGGCGGCGGTGGCGTTCGCGGTGGTCCTCTACAAGGTGGTGACGAGCGGGCAGGTCAGCGCGGAGCTGCAAGGCATCGTGAAGCAGGCGCTCGATGCGCGGATGTGA
- a CDS encoding TadE family type IV pilus minor pilin: MRGCDSGCERGTDRGFVTAESAVVLPVLAMFAMALVWGLLVVAAQIQCVDAARTGARAAARQDPADSVVAVTREAAPRGAEVTVDREGDQVRVVVAAKPPVLHGLPFEVREQAVAATEETVGAGP, translated from the coding sequence ATGCGCGGATGTGACAGCGGATGTGAGAGGGGCACGGACCGGGGGTTCGTGACGGCGGAGTCGGCCGTGGTGCTGCCCGTGCTGGCGATGTTCGCGATGGCGCTGGTGTGGGGGCTGCTGGTCGTGGCCGCGCAGATCCAGTGTGTGGACGCGGCACGGACGGGGGCGCGTGCGGCGGCCCGCCAGGACCCGGCCGACTCGGTGGTCGCGGTGACCCGCGAGGCTGCCCCGCGCGGTGCGGAGGTCACGGTCGACCGGGAGGGGGATCAGGTCCGAGTGGTCGTCGCGGCGAAGCCTCCCGTCCTCCACGGTCTGCCCTTCGAGGTGCGGGAGCAGGCCGTGGCTGCCACGGAGGAGACAGTGGGGGCGGGGCCGTGA
- a CDS encoding DEAD/DEAH box helicase, whose product MAKNHRTDRPPADPASRPEPGTILGRLASGPSRASRITHTEHLPPREGRHAVWPDRIRSEVVAAVQAAGVEHPWTHQARAAEHALDGESVIVATGTASGKSLAYLVPVFSKLLDGSEAPNGRGATALYLAPTKALAADQCRSVKELSQSLGNAVRPAVYDGDTPFEEREWVRQYANYVLTNPDMLHRGILPSHSRWSSFLKSLKYVVIDECHTYRGVFGSHVAQVLRRLRRLCARYGASPVFLLASATAAEPSVAARRLTGLPVVEVADDASPRGELVFALWEPPLTELQGEKGAPVRRTATAETADLLTDLTVQGVRSVAFVRSRRGAELISVIAQERLAEVDRSLARRVAAYRGGYLPEERRALEQALHSGELLGLAATTALELGIDISGLDAVVIAGYPGTRASLWQQAGRAGRSGQGALAVLVARDDPLDTFLVHHPEALFDQPVESTVLDPDNPYVLAPHLCAAAAELPLTDEDLDLFGPACEELLPQLEAAKLLRRRTTAWHWTRRERAADLTDIRGGGGRPVQIVESGTGRLLGTVDEGAAHTTVHEGAVHLHQGRTYVVRSLDLEDSVALVEQASPSYSTVARDTTSISVLETDTEIPWGDGRLCYGSVEVTNQVVSFLRRRLITGEVLGETKLDLPPRTLRTRAVWWTVTEDQLNEARINPEILGGALHAAEHASIGMLPLFATCDRWDIGGVSVPLHPDTLLPTVFVYDGHPGGAGFAERAFHTARAWLTATRQAIASCECDAGCPSCIQSPKCGNGNEPLHKRGAVRLLTVLLRAAPQEKAGTEPVAGTPEEQTRVEPVAEVPSPAPQAPPVP is encoded by the coding sequence ATGGCCAAGAATCACCGAACCGATCGACCCCCGGCGGACCCCGCTTCCCGGCCCGAACCAGGCACGATCCTGGGCCGGCTCGCCTCCGGGCCGAGCCGGGCTTCGCGCATCACTCATACGGAGCACTTGCCCCCGCGTGAGGGTCGCCATGCCGTGTGGCCGGACCGGATTCGTTCGGAGGTCGTCGCCGCGGTGCAGGCCGCAGGCGTCGAGCATCCCTGGACCCACCAGGCGCGCGCCGCGGAGCACGCCCTGGACGGCGAATCGGTGATCGTCGCCACGGGCACGGCGTCCGGCAAGTCCCTGGCCTACCTGGTTCCGGTCTTCTCGAAGCTCCTGGACGGCTCCGAGGCCCCGAACGGCCGCGGCGCCACCGCTCTCTACCTGGCCCCCACGAAAGCTCTTGCGGCCGATCAGTGCCGTTCTGTGAAGGAACTTTCACAATCTCTGGGAAATGCCGTCCGTCCTGCGGTGTACGACGGGGACACTCCGTTCGAGGAGCGCGAGTGGGTCCGCCAGTACGCCAACTACGTCCTGACCAACCCGGACATGCTGCACCGCGGCATACTCCCGTCCCACTCCCGCTGGTCCTCCTTCCTGAAGTCGCTGAAGTACGTCGTCATCGACGAGTGCCACACCTACCGCGGCGTCTTCGGCTCCCACGTCGCTCAGGTGCTGCGCCGTCTGCGCCGCCTGTGCGCGCGCTACGGCGCCTCCCCGGTCTTCCTCCTCGCCTCCGCCACGGCCGCCGAGCCCTCTGTCGCCGCACGTCGCCTGACCGGCCTCCCGGTGGTCGAGGTCGCCGACGACGCCTCCCCGCGCGGTGAACTGGTCTTCGCCCTCTGGGAGCCCCCGCTGACCGAGCTGCAGGGCGAGAAGGGCGCCCCCGTCCGCCGTACCGCCACCGCCGAGACGGCCGACCTGCTGACCGACCTCACCGTGCAGGGAGTCCGGTCGGTCGCCTTCGTCCGCTCGCGGCGCGGCGCCGAGCTGATCTCGGTGATCGCCCAGGAACGCCTCGCCGAGGTCGACCGCTCCCTCGCCCGGCGCGTCGCGGCCTATCGCGGCGGCTACCTCCCCGAGGAGCGCCGCGCCCTCGAACAGGCCCTGCACTCCGGGGAACTCCTCGGCCTCGCCGCCACCACCGCCCTCGAACTCGGCATCGACATCTCCGGGTTGGACGCCGTGGTGATCGCCGGGTATCCGGGCACACGCGCGTCCCTGTGGCAGCAGGCGGGCCGCGCCGGACGCTCCGGGCAGGGCGCGCTGGCCGTCCTGGTCGCCCGTGACGACCCCCTGGACACCTTCCTGGTCCACCACCCCGAGGCGCTGTTCGACCAGCCCGTGGAGTCCACGGTCCTCGACCCCGACAACCCGTACGTCCTGGCCCCGCACCTGTGCGCGGCCGCCGCGGAACTGCCCTTGACGGACGAGGACCTGGACCTGTTCGGCCCCGCCTGTGAGGAACTGCTCCCCCAGCTGGAGGCCGCGAAGCTGCTGCGCCGCCGGACGACGGCCTGGCACTGGACGCGCCGGGAGCGGGCCGCCGACCTGACCGACATCCGCGGCGGGGGCGGCCGGCCGGTGCAGATCGTCGAGTCCGGCACGGGCCGCCTGCTCGGCACGGTCGACGAGGGCGCCGCACACACGACCGTCCACGAGGGCGCGGTCCACCTCCACCAGGGCCGTACGTACGTCGTGCGCTCCCTGGACCTGGAGGACTCGGTGGCCCTGGTCGAACAGGCGAGTCCCTCGTACTCGACGGTCGCCCGCGACACGACGTCCATCTCCGTCCTGGAGACCGACACCGAGATCCCCTGGGGCGATGGCCGCCTGTGCTACGGCTCCGTCGAGGTCACCAACCAGGTGGTCTCCTTCCTGCGTCGTCGGCTCATCACCGGTGAAGTGCTCGGCGAGACAAAACTCGACCTCCCTCCTCGTACGCTGCGCACCCGCGCGGTGTGGTGGACGGTCACCGAGGACCAGTTGAACGAGGCCCGGATCAACCCGGAGATCCTCGGCGGTGCCCTGCACGCCGCCGAGCACGCCTCGATCGGCATGCTGCCCCTCTTCGCGACCTGCGACCGCTGGGACATCGGCGGGGTGTCGGTCCCGCTGCACCCCGACACCCTCCTGCCGACGGTCTTCGTCTACGACGGCCACCCGGGCGGCGCGGGATTCGCCGAGCGCGCCTTCCACACCGCCCGCGCCTGGCTCACCGCCACCCGTCAGGCCATCGCCTCCTGCGAGTGCGACGCCGGCTGCCCGTCCTGCATCCAGTCCCCCAAGTGCGGCAACGGCAACGAACCGCTGCACAAGAGGGGGGCGGTGCGGCTGCTCACGGTGCTGTTGCGGGCGGCTCCGCAGGAGAAGGCAGGGACGGAGCCTGTGGCGGGGACTCCGGAGGAACAGACCCGGGTGGAGCCTGTGGCGGAGGTGCCGTCTCCGGCCCCGCAGGCCCCGCCCGTGCCCTGA
- the bldG gene encoding anti-sigma factor antagonist BldG has protein sequence MDLSLSTRTVGDRTVVEVGGEIDVYTAPKLREQLVELVNDGSFHLVVDMEGVDFLDSTGLGVLVGGLKRVRAHEGSLRLVCNQERILKIFRITGLTKVFPIHTSVEEAVAATD, from the coding sequence GTGGACCTGTCCCTGTCGACCCGTACCGTCGGCGATCGTACGGTCGTCGAGGTCGGTGGAGAAATCGACGTATATACCGCGCCCAAGCTGCGCGAGCAGTTGGTCGAGCTGGTGAACGACGGGAGTTTCCACCTCGTCGTCGACATGGAGGGCGTGGACTTCCTCGACTCCACCGGGCTCGGCGTGCTGGTCGGCGGCCTGAAGCGGGTGCGTGCCCATGAGGGCTCGCTGCGCCTGGTCTGCAACCAGGAGCGCATTCTGAAGATCTTCCGTATCACCGGCCTCACCAAGGTGTTCCCGATCCACACCTCGGTCGAGGAAGCGGTGGCGGCCACCGACTGA
- a CDS encoding ATP-binding protein, with product MATVELRFSALPEHVRTARLVAAAVARRAGVDEAVLDEVRLAVGEACTRAVGLHQSAGITAPVKVQLVEEEKQFSIEVGDEAPRSAPGDRAPGSAGEDIETEEDEMGLAVISGLVDDVEVTAGEHGGQIRMTWPTTPPTAVLT from the coding sequence ATGGCCACCGTTGAACTCCGCTTCAGCGCGCTGCCCGAGCACGTCAGGACCGCCCGGCTGGTGGCGGCAGCGGTGGCGCGCAGGGCCGGAGTGGACGAGGCCGTTCTCGACGAGGTGAGACTCGCCGTCGGCGAGGCCTGTACCCGTGCCGTCGGACTGCACCAGAGCGCCGGCATCACGGCGCCGGTGAAGGTGCAGCTGGTCGAGGAGGAGAAGCAGTTCTCCATCGAGGTCGGTGACGAGGCACCCCGTTCGGCCCCCGGAGACCGGGCGCCGGGCTCGGCGGGCGAGGACATCGAGACCGAGGAGGACGAGATGGGCCTCGCGGTCATCAGCGGGCTCGTCGACGACGTCGAGGTCACCGCCGGGGAGCACGGCGGGCAGATCCGTATGACCTGGCCGACCACGCCACCCACCGCGGTGCTCACCTGA